The nucleotide window TTCAGGCACACATATGCTCATGTAGCACCTGTCAGCAACTAATTAAAGCATCCACATCTTTAACTGGAATTACATGGCTGCAGATCTTAGGAAAAGATAGTTTGGTGTAAGGAGTTGACAGGATCTATGTATGTTCCCATGCATGTTATCAACCACCTGTCCCCCTTCAAAGCTGAAGCACTGCATAGTCCTAGTAATCAGCATGCAATTGAACTCATGTGGCAGAAACAATGATGTCTAGAGTTCTGTTCAAAATATGCTCAGCTGACCCAGGTTGCTTACCACCTGACTTACACTCTTGTTCAAAAGGGTGAGTTACAAACTTCAACGGTACACACAAATAAGGAAAATGATTACAGTCTTGACCATAACCCTTGGCAGGCTAAACATTATGCTTATATGCAAACCTTACTCCCAGGTAGTGCTAGTTACTGTACTTAGCAAGATATTATCTCAGAAAGAagttgtatgtatatatataaacgaTTAACCACCTTCCTAATGGAAAAATACAACACAGGacattttaaatatgtaaaatcACAGTTTCATACAATGAAAGAGAATGTTTGTGTACTTTTAAGACAGCTattaagagcaggaaaaaaaaaacaagaacccAAATCATAATATATAATAAAGGAATCCCAGAATAGCTTGGCTTCGGTTATGCAGGCCAACACTCAGTTTTGCAGACTGACATGCAGAATTGAATGATTTCTTGGTTTGAGTGTAAAGGGAGGGAAGAATTCTGAGATTCATGTGCCACTGTTTATTAGCTTTTAAACCTTCAATAACCTTTTTCATAATATGAGGTtaataaatgtttgttttttctggGAAGATCTAtgcttaacatttttattttgaaataatagcatttaaaaaaaaagtgttctgctGATTTTTCCATGGGAAGTACATCCCTAGGGCAAAAGTTCATAAGGAAGGTGAAAGGGACAGCATAACTGAAAGAGCCGTCAAACAAGTGGCCACTGCAGGCAAAAGTCAACAGAATATTGGCTTGTACAGTATTTATGTCTTGACAACAATATGTCAAAATATACTTGCAGTATTTACTATCCAGAACAGTGAATTGTTGCAACCATTAAGCAAATTTAAAGCATCTACATTCATGAAAAATCTATAAAAAACATGTCCACAGAATTATAGCCAGGGCACTTTGTGGGAAAGAAATAAAGATTTTAGTATGTTAAGGTATGTTCTCTATCAGTATCTTGATCTAACTTAATGTAAAAATGGTGAAAGCCATGCTAAAGGCTTAAAAACAATGTAACCTATATTCACCACTTATTATTGAAGTATgataaatattcattaaaatacaTCAGTTTGTAGCTTTCATCTCCCAGGTTCTATTTTTTTgaagatgcatttttttcctgtacttttttcttttggaattctgGTCCCATTATTTGGTACATGCCTTTTAGGATTCCATAAAGCAACTCCCCTCTCCCTCCACCCAATTTAAAGGAATGGATAGGCAAGCAAACAATGTTATATGGTAGATTCTGGCTAAAGAGGAAAAGGAACAATTTACTGACATTAATGGGCTAGCCACATACCTGAGCCTAGCTGTCACTATCAACCGAAGGCATGGAGAAGTATGATCAATCCATGCTGTATAAATATATCCAGGGTGATAACTTAATATCCAAATTGGGCTATTCCTGGTTCTGTAAAATCATGCAAAAAGGAATTAATGTGTATAACTTAGTAATACACTGTGTCATTTCCCAGTGAATTATAGCTATAGGATTCTCTGCTGTGTTGAATTTTGTACAAAAATCAGCAATCTCGTTactttctttgattttctaacaGTAATTGTATTCAATTTCATATTTTCCCTTAGTTGTTTAAGACACTTATATTACTAGTTGCCTTATACATAATGGAGTTTTCTTATTATTTCTAGTACGTGAACTAGGacgaaataatttattatttataacagTCCGATCGCACTAATAGTAGAAGACTTACTTTAATGGGTCAAGTCTCAACAAATGAGAAGAAGCTTTCATTACATAGTCAAGGTCCGATTTCGACATAAAGTTTTTCCCCTTGGAACAATATCTGTGAAAAAATACATGTGAAAAAATTATGTAGGGAATAGGATTCAAAATCCATCTGGATTTTGCAGGGAAAAATGGGACAGCAAGGAGCAGCAATCTTATTTTTGTAGACCTATGTAACGTTTTTCACAGATATTTTGCTGTACATATTTATGTAGAAAAGAAACACTGATTGGGACAAAAGTGTTAATAGCTCATCAGTTAATTATTACAGTTAATAGCTGTTCCTCTAAAAAGCATGAAGTTTGAGATATGTGATAGAAAATGCAAGATTAAGTCTACTTGTGCTGCGGAGTAGTTGTGCTAACATTTTCTTCTGAGTTTAAGATGCAGGATTAGAGAATGATTTTAAACTATGTCACATGCACCCTTCCCCAACTCAAAAGAAAAATCGAAGACTGAGCTTTTTCTCCTGGAATAGATCAAGCAGATGTAATATTTAGTCAGATAATAGGTTTAATAAATATGGAAAGGGCTCCAGTTTGAAAGAATAGCTTATTCAGTTTCCTGTTAAGAGCCTTTAGTTTCTGACAGAACCCAACTGATACATGAACGTGACGATACATTTAGAACTAGGATTCATCTGAATTAGAGAACACTTCAAAAGGAGCTGTTTTCCTCTACATGAGAAGTATCATACGTGATAGGGCTTCTGGTCCATCTCTCTATTATTTTGCTAGATGTAATCTGGGCTTCAAAAAAATGAGGCCTGGTTGCTACAAATAATGCACATggttagctttcttttttttaagcatagcCTCCCTGCCCTTTTCAATTTCCTTCTTGCTGTTTCCAAGAAGACACAGATACTGTCTTTGAAATAGATATGTTTGCTTTTACAAGGCTTACAGTttataaaaaaacagaagaaaaaattgtaTTTGCTGGTGCctgatactttatttatttacagcatacacatatatactatatacagcccagagttgctgggagttggaggCCATATAcatttcattattattgttattatttactaACCAATAAAATTATTTAGTAATCAATCAGATCAGCTTATGGCGATTTACAAAAAGGAATTATAAAAAACAACCTCCCCTTTGATCCTCCTTAAAACCTGTGGTAATAACAACCATATATGAATACTACCAGCATGTGCGTTATCCAAAGGGcagcaaaagaacaaaaacaaaaaagtatacTGACAGAATAACTAGTATTTAAAAGAAGacagtcttcaaggccttctgaaatgtCATTAAGGGCCAAGCTGAACTCACAGGGGAGATGTTCCATAATTACAACTTACTGGCCTGGGATCATACACATCCCCTTTCATGAATACTTTGTTGGAGGGGTTGACTGTAGCTGGGAGAGACAATCCTGAAAGCCGAGGAGCCAAGCCATGTATTGCTTAATAGGGAAACCCTAAGACTTTGTTATCAGCATTCATCTCAAGGCTTGCAAAAATAAGTTAAttaattgatagatagatagataggcaggcccATCAGAAATAATCAAGTCAGGATCCAGCTTCACTCGTGCTACGGACTGTtaactgtttatttcattttgagGGAACATTGAAAACTATGTGAAGAGGATGGTGTAGAGTACTCTGAAAAGAGAAGGAACACTGGCTGCATTTTGTTGTACTTCATTGTCTATTTATAGTGGTACAGTACTAAATATCTTTGGTATATAGTATCATTTaataataggctgaccatatgtcccattttgaacaggacagtcctgtttttttaacatttcccgaccgtcccatcattttaatataaatgtcaatattgtcccgttttttaaaaacattggagctgttattgggaaaagcaggaaaaaatcaaaactgaaatGGAGGCTGACTGggcagtagttctcaatgggaaccgcaggaacagctgattggcagtgagcaagaggaagagttgctgctgctaatcagtgcagtggaagatggtcagaaaagcacacccaggagaaaagaagctgattggctctcaggccaaaacggcaggaagaaaataaaataaaaggtgcaccagagaggaacaggttgtcggggacaaccattcactagactcctccattcctgtcctcccatcccagctcgccaccctcagccctcctgcacttttCCAGCCTCCTGCCTTGATCCTGTCCTCCAGTCACAGCTcgctgccgccctcagccctccccTTCTCCAGCCCCCTGCTGCCTCATTCCTGTCTTCCTGTCCCAGTTCACTGTCGCCCTCCGCCCTCCTGCCAtcttgttcctgtcctcctgtcccagctcgccactgccgtcagccctcctgcaacctctccatcCAATACCACCCCTGCatcagcctctctggacccaaccattgctgcacctccccctcctacaccttcccagcttactgtcaataacttttttattgtctttttcatgaatacggaatgttacgtaagtttaaccccgtcccgttttgccatcccaatgtcctgtttttgtctcaaagaaatatggtcagcctatttaataacattattattcattcatttacctAAGAAATAAAGTAAACTTAGTTTCAGACCTCCTAAATTTTTGATtcagtttctaattttttttttgaagatccAGTTGAGTTTAGAATCCTGATTAGATATATCATGTAGTAGTAATGCAAGCTAAATAAAAAAAGTTGGGATTTAAGTCCAATAaaaaaatagacagacagacaaatagcTATTATATGGTAACATTCCCTTTCCCATCCTGTGGAGGTTTTGCTTTGACTGTGTTTAGTAGCAGGATTTATTGCTTTCTCTATTGCATGGAAAACACTGATTACAGCttttatacagacacacacacacactgcaaatatgtgtgtgtgtgtgtatatatatacacacacagacgtCAATTTACTGTAATATTTAAAACTTTTACAGTTTCAAAGTTGCCTTTTCTTTATTAGAAATACAGCCTATGTCTTGTAACAAATCTTGTATTagtaaaaggattttttaaaagaataaaagttaAATTCTATTACTTTCAAAGAGAGATGTTGTTTAATATGGTAGGCAggagtattgcaaccaaaactctccccacgacccgagtttgagcccagtggaagctggattctcgggtagccggctcagctcaactcagccttccatccttccaaggtcagtaaaatgagtacccagcttgctggggaaggtgactgggcaaggcaatggcagaccactccgctatagtctgccaagaaaacgttgcgaaagcggcatccccccaaaggctcagacatgactcagtgcttgcacaggggacctttcacagccAATTTATTGTTTTCCATATGGTTGATTCTCCTTAAATCCCAATTTTAATATCATTTGAAAAGTACCTGAGTACAAAGATagtttgaaatggaaaaaaaaaggttcttcTAGTATAAGAATGTTATAATATGAAAAAGATGTTGAATCTTAATTTTGTTCATTTAAGCAAAAGGATGAAATGAATAAAACCATATGCCCTGAGCTGCCtgctatttcttcctccaatgtcCTAGAAACATAAAATATGTATAATATTCTCTAATAATTGGGCCATTTGAACAAGAAGTTATGGCTATGGATTCTGGGAAGGAGAGAGACAAGATTGAACTAAAGTAATTTTAGTGGTTGGTCCACCTTCTACAGTGCAAACCAATTAAATTTATTATTGAAGCTTATAATAATCAGGAATAGGTTTGAGGAGATATTTTTAATCAGCTTCTAGGGTATATATTGCTTCATTTGTTTTAACATCAGCTATTCTGTATACCCACCTTTACCTCTGCAGTGTGTAACTCACCTATTGAGTTTAGAATGCTTTAGTACATATCAGACTTAGGTGCTATCAAATGGTAGTTTTGCCTACTCATACTCTAGTTCAGTGGTCTGCAAGCATCTAGTAGAGTCTGGTTTTTCAGCAACCTGTAAATAAGATCCTACTCATCAGGGAGATGACTAACCTATACGTTCTGCTGAGCTGGATGTAGAATACATCAGATGAGTCATTCATGTAAACATTTctaatgaatatattttaatggatacaagagcctcgtgtggtacaGAGTGgaaggcggcagtattgcaaccgaaactctccccacgacccgagtttgaacccagcggaagctggattctcgggtagccggctcaggtcaactcagccttccatccttccgaggtcggtaaaatgagcacccagcttgctggggaaggtgacaactggggaaggcaatggcaaaccaccctgctatagtctgccaagaaaacatcacaaaagtgaCGTCccgccaaagggtcagacatgactcggtacttgcacagggacctttccccttttcaaaatgtatacaaatatagatttttaaaaagaagaacctGTATGTTTTAGTTTCCAGAGTCACTTTAATGTTTCCAATTAATGTCAATTAAAAACCATGACATTCATAGTGATTTACTTGTTCTGTATACATATGTAAATTTGGTCACATTAATTGAGATATAAGCAGACATATACACAATTAACTATGTGAGAAGCTGCACTCACTATTAAGTCTTGCTGCTTTTTGAGTATCTTTTAAGCCTAAACAAGGAAAGTAAGGCCTTAGTTCTTCTCTATGCTTAAAAAAGAATAAGAACTCTAAAGCTCTACTCAGGAGTAGTACAGCCATAGCTATGAATAGTGAACACATTTATGAACCTCTGACAGCACATAATGCTTACTAATTATGAATCACTGGTGTTCCTGTTTCTCTCTTTATCTTTCCTAGTGCTCTTATTTGTCTATGTCCCTGGTATGCATTCTGAATCTCAATGTCATTTCCCCTCAAATTTGTATTCTACAGTCAGTTATGAATGATGATAAATTGCCCAGCTCCCCAAATTTGGACAAAAAgctgtttcccccctccccctaggGATAtactaatattttcttttaaatgatagACTACAATGGGTATGAGGCAAAAGGAATTGGTCTGTTTGGAAATAACACCAATCAACCAATAAACTAGCatatgaaatagaaataatacttCCCTCACTACAGGAGTCTTTCAGAAGAAGCAGAAACTGCTAATTAAAGTACTATCAGAAATAAGTCTGATTAGGCTACATTTTATACGTTAAACTGTGTATTCTGAATCTTGTTGCTCCCTTTTTTCAGCTTTTTCGTTGAAAGTCTGCTGGATACAATGGAGAACAAAGTCCAGAACAGAGACTTTTACAAACCAAATGTTGTCAGTTTCTTCAGTTGTAATGGTTATTTTTTCTCCTTGTCCCCTTTTCTTAAAGAGGTAAAATGCTACATTCTTTCAAGTTCATCACATTGTGCTTCCATttttaacaaacattttaaaacattataaagCCAGTCAATAATAATTTGAACTGtatttttcaattttatataCTCAAACCATATATTTATGAGTAAACCACATTATacataatagatttttaaaagtagaagTGACTGTCTATCTGTGAAAGGTGCTAAACAATGTGCATTTCAATTTTACCCAAAATGTGTTTCTTTCCCTagaacaggtttttttcccctcttcaaaATTTTTGAGCCAAACCCTTGAATCATGTTCTTCCTTTGAATATTAGATTGTGATTTTTCATAAAAAGGCAGCACAAATAACCTAGTCATATTGGCAACTTAATGGTAGAAAAGCTTGATAGTTTTTAATACCTTTTGCAAATCAAATCCAACCTAGGAGCCCTCACCTGAAATTTATATTGGAATTTGGTTTTTCATGtagaaactgatttgtttgtaaAACTCATCCATGCATCAAGGGCAAAACTGTGCAATTGAAATTACTTGTAATTTGACCTTTATGCAgcccataaaataaatgaattacgACAGTACTATGGCactcacattaaaaaaagaacatagcATGAATAAACtagcttttaaaatcatacaagcAAATATCTACGGTATTTAGAATAGGTGGATTTTTTCAGGATTAACTTGTTTGTTAGATCAAACTAAGTTGATTCTGCAAATGCAGTGCAAGTTAAGGAAGATCCCTCTGATCAGATTTGGACCTTagtttttatgtaatttttcagTTTGGACTCTAAAATTTAACaactttaatggaaaaaaaagtaaggaggaagaaagtaaaagtgaacaTAAGACAAAATCACCATAATGTAGTATGTAGAGAGAGAGTTTATGTTGTGTTGGCACTGACATTTTACATAATTATACATATTTCAGGCATATGGTCAAGTTAACTCTGGAAGACACAAAATTGAACTAAAAGTCCAAGTGCTGGTTTGGCCCATTTAATATAAATTGTTCCTTGCAATAGgagcaaatacaaagaaaaaccCAAAACCCGTTAATTTTACTTTTAGTTTTAAGACATTGCTGTTTCTCGTCCATAAGCTGAATCTCCTAGAGGAAGCCCTGAATCCTTAGTCATATATGCTGTGTTGTACTGTTGCATTCACCACTTGCATCAGTACTTAAGTATATCAATAGTTTCCTGACTACTTCCTGAAAAAAATATGCACAAAACCCTTAACTATGCATGTTTGCTTTAAGAACTTTGTAATTTAAATCATGAAATCTATCCAAGCCCTATAAGACCTCTGCTTACAGGTCTAACATTAAGATCTGTTGCTTTGATAGTCACAAGACACAGGGCCTCTTCAGTCGTTGTGCCACACTTGTATTTCCTTCCACTGGTTATGTCTGGTGAATCTTTAATGGATCTTAAATACTAGTTTATTCAACCATATTCAGCCTTTCTGAGGCAACAAAACATTGATGTCATTATATGATAGAAATATAGGTATGAAAATTCAATATACATAGCTAAAGGTTTGACTTACTCTATTAGGTGTAAAAAGGCATGTACAAAATAAATTCTCAGTTAAGCATCTAGAAACAATTGAAATCAGTTCTGCTGTACCTGAAATATATAGACTGTCCTGTGTCATGGATATGGCATGGTTTAAATTTAAGTAAGTGCTGTAAATTGTTTTGGCCAAGCAACAATTATTACAGGGAACAACTTCCACATTTATAATTGTTCTATCTTTAACGTGCACTACTCAGTTGCTTGTTTTGGGTGAAAGCAACTTCTaaagccacagagaaggcacacatAGGTAATTTTGGTACAATAGAAGGAATCAAAGAGGGAATGTTTAGTGAAGCAGGGGAAGCATGACCTACACAGAGCAGTTAGGAGGTATGGAGATGCTGAAACAGAAAGTTGTATTGGTTCAAATACAGCCACTGAACTTAACTACCAAATACAGGCAGTACGTCTTTTAGAAGGATAAAAAGAGGCAAGTGAAATGCCAAAAACACAGAACTTGCAATTATCAGATAAAAACTTAATTATCCAAATCTGATTACAGCTCTGCTTGTTAAGTGTGTTGTGAGCAatacttttcaaaaaattataGAACAAAGGCAGAACAATATGtgggaatatttaaaatatgctgCCCTTCATTTTTATGAAATGACACTTTTATTCTGGGCAGTTTCAGCATTCTGAACAGAGTTTTCTGTTGCCCCCCCAGCCTATTCTGGTTTTAAATAATTAACGAAAGAGTTCTTGGGTAACTGTATAGCAGATACTATTAACTTTAACATGACCCTTTGTTTTATGACAAGTATATGtaagcaatatattttaattttaatattctttGAAAGCAATTATGTCACCAAAGGCATGCTTTTTTTAGGAGCAGTTTTGTACTAAAGCAAATGTATTATAAGATCATTAGAGACACAATGAAATAGAAAAGTCATCTGGACACGGTTAGTGTGAAGCTAAATGCTAAATTAAAATCTGCAGGTATTGTGAGTCAGGAataattattcattaaaataatccATATTAACAAAACAAGTTGATACATAAGTTGCATATGTTTTTTGAGCAGTTCTAACACCTTCAGAGTAAATACTTTAAGGACAGAAACAGGTAAATTGCTGGGTAGAATTCATGCAGGCTACTTTTTCCCAAATGAGATGcttgtatatattaaaaaggattCCAAAATCAGCTTACCCTTCTCTATGAGCTTCTCCTTTTTCCAACTCTTGAATAACACCCAGCAAGACCTTTATGGTTTCCTGACTTGAGCTGATCAAGTTCTCCATCATCTGTAGCTGTGCTTTCAAATCTACCACTTCTGTGTGAGGCACAATTTGTTGACATCCTTCACTCACAGCAACTGCTGTCTGACAAGGCTGTTTTCCTTCCATATGTGAAATATTTACCTGAAGGGTCTGTTCGTTACATTTGGCAGACTGGCATTGTGCCTGTGTTGAACAGGCCTGAGCTGCACTTACAGCTTGTGACTGCAGACCATTAAGACGCAGAGTTCTGCttctgttctcctcctcctcggctggaCACAGGGACCAGTCATTCCCTGCTGCTGCAGAATGTTGCTGGTCAGCCTGTGAGGTGTGTGAACCAGATGCAGGCAAGCAGACAGAAGCTACTTCTGTCTTGAGCCCTTTTCCTTGGCTGGCTGGATTAGCGTCCTCGTTCCTCAATGGCCCAGTGTGGTGTTTTGCTTTGTCATGCAGCTGGTAATCAGGCTCTTCTAAAACCGAAGCTGCTGAGTTCTGGAGAGGAGGAGGTTCTTTACTACAGCTGTGCAAATCAGTGCTTACACATGTCTCCCAACAGTTGTCCCCAGAAGGCAGCTCTACTGCATTGGTGCGTTCATTAGTATGTGAAATAAATTCAGCTGTCACAAATCCAGTAGCTTTCTTGCTACACTGAACAGCCTCTCCTGAGATTTTGCTGTCTTTCTCTTTAACATCGATTAAGAATCCATTGTTTTGACTCGGAAAAGTGTCAACTGAAGCTATGCTTTTGATTATACTTCCCTTCTTCCGGTCCAAAGGGAACGTCTGGTAACACTTTTTAAGTTCAGGTGAAGTCTGAACTCCTGTACTTTTAGTAACATTAGGGATTGATCTTCGGGCAGGCACTGTCATGTATTTCCGGTAAGCTGCTCTGTAAGAAATGGGTTTTGCCTCCTTTCTGTCAGTCTGCTGTAAGAGAGAGAGCTGTTTGTCCCTTTGTTCATTCTGGGCCTCGCAGATGTCTTTGAATCTCACCTGCAgggctttgtttcttttcttgatcTGCCGATTGGGATCCAGTGCATATTTCATCTCTAAGGCAAGTGACGTCGCTGAATCAACTTCACTCTCAGAGGCCGCAAGCAAGCATTTGCTGGGTTCCTCACTTCCCATGGTACCTGAAGTCAAATGCAATGTTAGGAAGGCTGTTACTACCCTGAGtatggacatttttatttttattc belongs to Candoia aspera isolate rCanAsp1 chromosome 6, rCanAsp1.hap2, whole genome shotgun sequence and includes:
- the INSYN2A gene encoding inhibitory synaptic factor 2A isoform X2; this encodes MGSEEPSKCLLAASESEVDSATSLALEMKYALDPNRQIKKRNKALQVRFKDICEAQNEQRDKQLSLLQQTDRKEAKPISYRAAYRKYMTVPARRSIPNVTKSTGVQTSPELKKCYQTFPLDRKKGSIIKSIASVDTFPSQNNGFLIDVKEKDSKISGEAVQCSKKATGFVTAEFISHTNERTNAVELPSGDNCWETCVSTDLHSCSKEPPPLQNSAASVLEEPDYQLHDKAKHHTGPLRNEDANPASQGKGLKTEVASVCLPASGSHTSQADQQHSAAAGNDWSLCPAEEEENRSRTLRLNGLQSQAVSAAQACSTQAQCQSAKCNEQTLQVNISHMEGKQPCQTAVAVSEGCQQIVPHTEVVDLKAQLQMMENLISSSQETIKVLLGVIQELEKGEAHREGYCSKGKNFMSKSDLDYVMKASSHLLRLDPLKLSYRTGQDTSNCDTCRNSACIIYSVELDFKQQEDKLQPVLRKLHPIEETQVAPLPYSQESYSSTPKQKSKTESKKHGRWKLWFL
- the INSYN2A gene encoding inhibitory synaptic factor 2A isoform X1: MGSEEPSKCLLAASESEVDSATSLALEMKYALDPNRQIKKRNKALQVRFKDICEAQNEQRDKQLSLLQQTDRKEAKPISYRAAYRKYMTVPARRSIPNVTKSTGVQTSPELKKCYQTFPLDRKKGSIIKSIASVDTFPSQNNGFLIDVKEKDSKISGEAVQCSKKATGFVTAEFISHTNERTNAVELPSGDNCWETCVSTDLHSCSKEPPPLQNSAASVLEEPDYQLHDKAKHHTGPLRNEDANPASQGKGLKTEVASVCLPASGSHTSQADQQHSAAAGNDWSLCPAEEEENRSRTLRLNGLQSQAVSAAQACSTQAQCQSAKCNEQTLQVNISHMEGKQPCQTAVAVSEGCQQIVPHTEVVDLKAQLQMMENLISSSQETIKVLLGVIQELEKGEAHREGLSYRTGQDTSNCDTCRNSACIIYSVELDFKQQEDKLQPVLRKLHPIEETQVAPLPYSQESYSSTPKQKSKTESKKHGRWKLWFL